From the Anaerobacillus alkaliphilus genome, the window AGTACGTCAAATAGATTTCCACCCCACGGATAGAAGGAGTAGCCGTGAACGCCATGAACTCCGCCACCAAAAGCAATCATTCTGCGGCCGACATTGTCACCTCGGTACACCCACCGTTCTGTAAACACACGTCTCATCTGTTCTTGATACTCTGAACCCAACACTCCCACGGCAGCAACAATAATTTCGCCAGCTTCTTCATAACTAATTTTTGGGTCAAACCCCGGATCTAACGGAGCCTTTACATCAGAAAAACGTAGGGTCTCTAACCCCAATTGTTTTTTACGTAAACGAGCATAGCGTTGCATGTGAGGGGCTAACTCAGTTTTAAAAGTATCCAATATTTGCTCAAAAAATTCGGCACTAATATCATCAGAGTCAAACGACGAACCAGCCGGTGAAGAATACTGTAGGAGCATATCGAGTGCTGAAGTATAGCCCCTAAGCTTTGCCAATGAGACATTTTTTCGAATTTCAGCAGCTAAGGATTGTGCTAATCCATGTTGGTATTTTGCCAAACCGGCTGACAGTGAGTCATAGGCATTTCTTCGTAAAATTGTATCTGGCGACGTCTCTACTTGGGTCATATACATGAACAGAGAAACAGGTACTTCTTCACCATGTTGATTTTTCACTGGATCAAACTTCATATCTGAAGCTGTAATGGTCATGTAGACATTTTCTGGTGTGTTAAGAGTGTGTCCTAAAGCAGTTAAGACTTCTTCCATGTCAGGCGTAAGTGAGTACTTACGCGCCTTCTCAACTCCGGATAGGAATTTTTCATATTGGTTTAGCTCAGGTTAATGAGTTTTATATTTGTTTATTTTATCTTGCGGTACACTAATTAACGCATTTACATAGTTTGTTTTAACGCGGTTTGTCTTTTCTCTTAAAAATTGAGCACGACCCAACATTGTTTGGTTACTTGTGTCTGTACCATCCTCACTGAACTTGTACAACGCATAACTACTCGTTCGCCCGACATTTACTAGCAATTGGTCGAATGTACGAATAGCTTCTAATACATCTGAGGCAGAGGATAGAACAACCTCATGCTCAAGTTCTTCCAACTCTTTTTCAAGCGCTAAATATGATTTTTCCCATGCCTCATCACTTTCAAAAATAGGCGTCAGATCCCACGTTTCCTCTACTGGTACTTGGTCACGAGTAATTTTGCTCATTATATAACCTCCTGCGAATTATTTCAGTAGTCTAACTACCTTATTCGCTTCTCTGTCATGTTTTCCTTTTTTAAAAAATACAAATACAGTCCAAATTCAACTACTTACAGTCGGAAATTCATGATTTACAGTCTAAACTCAGCTAATTACAGTCCAAAAAGAAGCATTTACAGTCGAAACTGCACATTTTACCCGCCTGGGTATATATGCAAGCAACAAAAAAAGCGGGCAAGCCCGCAACGATCATAACTCTACTTCTTTTGCTTCTCTTGAAATGAGCCATACAGATATAGCCCTAGAAAGAGAAGTGCTATAACTAAGATTTCGATATAGAAGTTCTGCATCATAAGGTGAAACAGAAATTGTCCTCCGAAAATGATAAGTCCTATTAACCCAAATCTCTTTTTACTTCGCACAGTGAACCTCTCCTTTGGAAAATATACATTAGCAAAATTATAACATACTTTCACCCATTCACACTTTGTTCACCGTTTCACAATATAATGTTCACAAGTGGGACGGTCGTAGTAGTCGTTAGCGTTATATACTATGAGTGAAGATAGTTAGTGATCACAAACACACTCGATCGAACACAAGAATTATGCATCATTTCGATCACTCACTATCTCAAATCAAAACGATGAGGAGATGATCGATTATGGTCATGAACTTTTTAAGAAACAATAAAATAGCAGCAGGAATTTTAACTTTCTTACGTGTATATCTTGGATGGAAATGGTTAACTGGCGGTTGGGGAAAAATTACTGGAGAACCATTCAGTGCGGCGGGCTATCTAAATAATGCAGCTGCAAATCCAGTTGTCAGCCACGGAGAAGTGGTTTATCCGAACTATGTATCATTCCTAGAGAAGTTTGCCATTCCAAATGCAGAGATCTTTAGCCATATGGTTGCCTGGGGCGAGTTATTAGTAGGGCTTGGACTAATTCTTGGAGTATTAACAACTTACGCAGCATTTTTCGGAGTAGTAATGAACTTCTCATTCATGTTTGCAGGAACTATCTCAACTAACCCTTGGATGATTTTAATTGCCTTCTTTATCTTAGCAGCTGGTTACAATGCAGGTCGCTTTGGTGGAGATCGTTGGGTAATGCCATATTTAAAAGGTTTAGTATTCAAAAACAATAAACTGAGCAGTAAGTCAGTCGCGGCTTAACAGTAATGAGCACGAATTGAGAAAATCAATTCGTGCTTTTCATTTTGTTATTTATACGACCACAGGACTTTCCACTTTCCAGTTTCATCATCTTTCGCTACAAAGACGTCCTGGATCAAAGAAAAGTTTCCATAACGTTTGCTATTGTAACTCTTTGTCACAGTAAACATATAGACATTTTCCAATAGAAGGCTATCTTCAGACATCTGCCACTCACTCAATTTTTTTCCTTTTCCGACTGTAAATTGAAAAGTATCCACCTCAAAGTGTTCGAAAAAAACATGGTATCGCTGCCTGAAGTACCATTCCCTTGAGAACTTATCCTGCATGAGGGGGTGAAATAGATCGTAGGAATGAGTAAAATCCATTTTTTGTTCATATTTATAGAAACTTTTGACGATATCTGATTGAGAGGGACCGAAGAGAGTTTTTCCTACTAGAAAAAGCAATAATACAATTACGATCGCTAACACAAAGAAAATAATTTTACTAGCTCCCTGTTTCAAATAGACCTCCGGTTAGTAAGAGTTTTAGTAATATTTATGCTTTGTAGAGGTTGTCTTATGACCAAGCTAAAGTACACCTTTGTAAGTTAGTTAATATTCGCCTTTATGCCCTAAGGTTGCTATCAGTTGATAGCAACCTTTGTTAATTTTACAGGTTTTAGTATTAGGATATTTTCGAAAATTGACAAAATAAGTCGAAAGTTGTCGTTTATTTTTCAGGGCAATTTAGGTATAATATGGCTAAGAACTCATACCGGTAATTGAAGGGGCTGACAACCATGATGTATCTATTAAAAAGATTAAGTGTTATTTGGCACACAATTCAAAAAAATTATAACTATACCCTCTATCATGATTGTCTAGATCCTTTAATGAAAACAAAACTCTTCCAAAGAGTCGAATTTCATAATAGTAAGCTACAAAAAAAGTAACGAGGCAAAATTCGGCCCGAGTGAATTCGCAAAATTGCTCTAAAAATAACCAGATAGTTAGTAAAAGAGGCTGGAACAAAACAAAGTGTCAGACACCGCTAGGCACCGAATATAGACATATGATATATCTGTCAGTCTATACTTAGTAGGATCCGCGTGGTGTCAGAAATTTTTGTCCCAGCCTCTTTTATTTTTCGTTGCAGTCTGCAGCTCTTGTAATACATACCATAGCCATTCACCAAAGTATTAGTTCTACTTCTATTTTAGATCATTTGCTTTGTGCAGCGTACGTTTAACTTCTCTACTCAACTTATATCCGGCTTTGTTTCTAATTTGTCTCACTCTTCCTGGACCTACACCTAACCATTCTCCCAGTTCTTTTAACGATGAACACTTCTCATCGCATACGCCATATAATTGGTCTAAAATGCTTATTTCCTTTTCTGTTAAGAGATATTTCAGATCATTATAGATTGAGAGGAATCTTTTTCTTTCATGAGACTCTACGTCCTTTAATATTTTTGCATAAGGTGGACGTCCATACAGATTTGGTTTATAGTTTGGACTGTATTCTGATCCAATCATATCCCAAAAGAAAATAGCGTCATTTATATTAATGCTTGTTTTTGGCACAAATTGTCCTACTTTCATTTGATTTTGCTTTCTTATCGATCCATTGAAATACCTTATCTTTGCTTACATTAGCTCAAACGAAGAGCGTCAATTCTTTTTGAATTAACGCTCTTCGTTTAATAAATAAGATTTTTAAAAAGTGCACCAGGTATAGTTAGAAATTGGTTACTTTCTCTTTTGTTATACTATTTTCAGTAAACTTTAAAGGATATAGTTCTCTAACCATTTCGATAAAGGCTGGCACATAGTTTGGATCAAATTGCTTTCCAGCACATTGTTTCAGCTCTTCAATAGCCTCGTCGAAAGTCTTTGTTTTTTGATAAGGTCTTTCAGTCGTCATTGCATCAAAAGAATCGATAATACATAATATTCTCGCAAGTTTTGGTGTACTCTCACCCTGCAGCCCATATGGGTAACCTCTACCATCATAACGTTCATGGTGAAGCTCTACTAAAGGAATAAGGTCATGTAGGTCCTTATTTGTAGCGACTATTTCTTTCCCCCATGTAACATGTTTTTTAATGATTTCCCATTCAAAAGGCTCTAATTTCCCTTTTTTATTAATAATGTCCCGAGGTATTTCTAGTTTTCCAATGTCGTGAATGAGTGCACCGGAGATTAATAACTTTTTTTCGTAGTCACTTAAGTTTAGTTTGTAAGCAAAGTCTCTGGCATATTGATACACTCGTCGACTATGTTGATATGTATACACATCTTTATAAAGAAATATTTTTACTTGTTGCTCTAAGAGCTCAAGTTCTTTTTCGTGTTCCAGTATTGTCAGAGAGATATTTTTACTGTCATAAGGTTGACAATTGTTTTTTCCTTGTGCTTTCGCAAAGTACATTGCTTGATCAGCTCTGTCAATTAGTTCGTTGATACTGTAAATTCCTTTTTCGTACTCAACAACCCCGCCAGAAAAAGATAAGCAGCGGTGTGGCAATATCTCTACTCCATTAAAATAAGAGTCATTAACTTGCTTTCTTAAAGTATTAAGGAATTTTAGCGCAGTTGAACGGTCAACGTCCTTCATAATAATGACAAACTCTTCGCCACCATACCTTGCAACAAAAAAATTATTTTCTTTACAGCCTTCACTTAAGAGATTTCCAATATACTTTAATAGATCGTCTCCTGCTAGGTGACCGTAATAATCATTGTATTTTTTAAAGTCATCTATATCGATAAGTGCTAGACTGAGCTTTAAGTTGTCGTTATTTTTTAGATGGTTAGTAAGTACTTCTTTAAAATAGCTATGATTATAGAGGCCTGTTAACAAGTCTGTATTGGCTTTTTTAGCTACCTTTTCATACAGATTGTAGTATTGTTTAAAAGCAACGGAAAGCAGACCGACTACACCTGTAAAGAGAACCAAGCCGAATTTATCATGTGAAACAATCAAGATTGCCAAAACTACTGACATTACTAAAGTACACAAATATCCAAATAGCGTTTCAGAGACGATAGTCTTAAACACTTTGAAAACATTTGAAGAGGATGCTAAATAGAAGTAAGACCCTACTAGAAATACATTAATGGTATAGTAGGCAATTAGAGTAATTACATAGATATATATCTTTTCTAGCTGAACAGAACCAACTTCCCCACCAATTAATATAAATGTATAGTAAGCTCCAATCGTCATAATAGAATAATTGGTAAAATTTAATAAATGTTTCCACCACTTAATCTTTGGATTTAAAAGGGCAAAAGCTATATTACCAATTAATAAAACAGCTAACGTGGTTTCAACCCCAAAGATAAATGTTGATGCCAAGTAGACCCCTGATTCCATTGTAAGTGCATTTCCTTTTGGGGGAAGAATGATTTTACAATTTATTAAAAAGATAATAGAAAGGACTAGGTAAATAAATATTGTCCAATCAGTAATTGCTTTAATTGTAAAATCAATATGGAGAAGAAAACTTATAAGCCCAAAAATAACAATAAAAATAATATACAGATTGACTCTCGTTAGTTTAATCAAGAAGATCACACTCTTATAATAAAATTTTTAGGGAGCATTTCTGCTCCCCAACTTTTGAAAATATTAGAAAATCCTAAATCCTGAAGTGAATGTAATAATAAGTGAGCCAATAATAACGAGATTAACAATAGTCATTTTAATCTTTTGCTTGTCCATTTAATTCACCTCCTTTTTTAATACAGGGTGGGAAATCTTTGTTAATTTATGTTTAAGCATTAGTTGTTGAATGAAGAAAAATATCCCTATATTCATGAAAATATCCCCAATACTAATAACTTGACTTTTGGGGTAGGGATTTGTGATTGGGATAATATCACCGAGAAAAGCTAGTTTTGTAGATTCTGTTAGTAACATGTGTTTTCCGTAGACGTCATTTAGTAACACATCAATATAATAAGGGTCCAGTATTATAGCTGCTTCCATAGAAACTGGCATTCTTCCTCCATTAATAGCCATTACTAAGAAATTAAGAAATACTCCTGCTAAGATAAGTAGAAAACCACAATGTTTGCGATTTAGCCATAAGAAATACATCCCGCAAAGATAGATAGTAATGAATAAATAGCCACTAATATTTGTAATTAATGCAAATTTAGATTGGAGAAGATAGATCGTTAATTGAATGATTAAAAGTAAAGGGAATATGTAACCACCCTTTAGCTTTATTTCAGCAATGCCTCGTAAACTACCTTTTCTAAGAAAACCTATAATTATTGAAATTAATATACCATCAAAGACCATGAATACACCTACAATACAGACTTTTTTACAAATTCGATGAATATTCTAGCTATTCCAACATATTTTACCAATTTATTAGTGCCTTTACAACAGTTAAATTTACATAGGACTAAAGACTTAAACTTAATGTTACTTTTGTAATGAATGTTTCTTTTCAATGTATAAAAATCCATCAAAAATGATGTAAAATTGCTAGGGGTTAATAGAAACATTGAAAAAATTAAAAGGGTAGAAATTTATAAATATTGAACAGTATGTGGTTGATTTTAAGTTATTTATAAGTATTGATGCAAGGTAAAGTATTTTTATAAAAATACTTTTCAAATTGTGAAAATCCTGTTACATTATATTTTGTTAGATTAATATACATACTAACTTATATTTATAAATGAAAGGAAGAAAGAGGAATGAAACGTTTTTATTCATTGTTGTTAGCGATTTTATTGGTTTTTTCAACAGTTTCACCACTAGCGGTCTTCGCGAATGAGACAATTGTTGAACAGGAGGTATTGGAGTTACAGGTAAGTCGTTCCGTATTTTCAATCACTGAAGTGAGAACTGTAGAGGTTGAAGTTGACCTTGGGGAAGTTGTTGACATAGATAATTTCCAGTGGCAATTTGGTGGAAAAAGCCTTTCAGAATGGAAAAAGAGAAATAGTAATGAGTCTTTTATTAAAGAAATTGAGCCTTTACGTTATGTTGAAGGTACTACAATTATTAAAGGGAAATTAGAGTTTGGATTACCATATAACACTACTAATCTCTCAAATAGAACAATTCGAGTACTGTATCCTGCATTAATAGGAAATTATGAACTAGCAATTGTTAATACTGTTGAAGCTATAAAAGCAGCTACAACTGTTAAGTTAAATGTGTATGATGAATTCCATTTTTATGAAGAGTTGAAACCAGCCATTGAAAGTATTTTTGTTAAAGCAGCAAACGACGAAGCGAATACTCGTTATCTTGAATATCAAAACGTAGGTCATTCAGTTGAAGGAAGAGATATTCACTTCGTTATATTAGCGCGAGATAAAGGTGCTGTGGATAAATATTTAAATGAAACTTTACCATTAGCGTTAGAAAATCCAGCACATTTACTTGAAAAGTTACAATCGGGAACAATGGGAGATTACCAGGTTCCAATTTGGTTTAATAATATTCACCCAGATGAAGTAGAAGGCGTGGATGCACAAGTAGAGCTGTTAGAAAAATTTGCACTACAAAAAGAAGTTACATTTAACAAGGATAATGAAACTCCAGTAACACTGAATGTCGATGAAACTCTTGATCATGTGATCTACTTATTTATGTTCACAAGTAATCCTGATGGAAGAGTGGCGAACACACGGGCCAATGCTAATGGATTTGACTTAAATCGTGACAATACGTACCAAACGCAGGTAGAAACTATCCAAGTAAATGAAGTGATTGCTCGTTGGACACCACTTTCTTTTCTTGACTTACATGGATATGTAAATGGATTTTTAATTGAACCTGCGACACCACCGCATAACCCGAATTTTGAGTACGATTTACTGTATCACGGTTTAATTGGACAAGCTCATGCAATTGGGAAAGCAGGAGTTGCAAATTCCAGTCTTACCTCTTACTTTATTCCAAAACTTAGTTGGGATAGTGGTTGGGATGATATGACGCCAGCCTATACAGCCATATATTCAATGCTTCATGGTTCACTTGGTCATACAATTGAAGTCCCAACTCTAAGTCAGGACTCTTATTATGCTATGGTAGGAACTGGGCTAGGGGCTACAAAATATGTACTTGATAACAAAGATCAATTATTTAAGAACCAATTAGAAATTTTTAAACGTGGTGTCGACGGAAATGATAACCGTGCTGTTGATGGATATTTCGTAAACGCAGCTAAGGATCCGATTGGTCGTGTCAGAGGTGACAACGAGAGCTTTTTCCCTCATTATTATGTGTTGCCTACGGCAGTGAATCAACAAAAGAATATTTTAGAAGTATACAATACTGTAAACTATTTACTTCGTAACGGAGTAAAAGTTGAGCAAACGAATACCTCTGTTGCAGTTAACGGAAAAACGTATCCTGCAGGAACGTATATCGTTCCAATGAATCAAGCGAAACGCGGCTTTGCGAATGCTGTTCTTTATAAGGGTGATAATGTATCAGATTGGGGTGCCATGTATGATCCGATTGTTGTTAACTTCCCAGCTCTTAGAGGCTTTGATCAGGATGAGGTCCGTGTCGCAAGTACTTTTGCTGGTAAGACAACGGTAGTTAAAACGGTATCTATTCCAGCTAGTCCGGTAATCCAAGGTTCGTCTAAGCAAGTACTTGCTAACAGCAACAATGATACTGTAAAACTAGTAAATGAACTTTTAGCAAATGGCAAAGTAGTAGAATTAATAGTAGAAGATAAGGCTGGTTTACAAAAAGGAGATTTTGTAGTTGAAACAAAAGATATTCTTCCGTTTGTAACAAAATTTGTCTTTGAAGCTAAGCCACTTGTAATTACTGAAGCTGTAAAAACAATAAAGTTAGATCAGCCGAAAGTTGCTGGTGTTGGTTCAGCCCAAAGTAGATTTTCTTTAAATGAGTTAGGATTTTCATTAGTAACTGTGGATAACGCAGACGTTCTTGTTGATGATGCAGGAGTGTTGAATGTAGCCCAGTTATCTGGGAAAACCTATATCGGGTTAGGTGTAAGAGCTCTAAACGTCGTGAAAAATAGAGCGATTTTACCAGGATTTGATTTTAAATTTACAAATGTTAGTCATGAAGGGCTTATCAAAGCAGAAGTATTTGACCATCAATTAACTTCTGGTTATCAAAGCGAAGAACTTCTTTATGTTACTACAGGTGGTTGGATTAACGCTATTCCTGAGGGAGCAGAAGTGTTAGCGAAAATTAGTAGTGACGATGATTTTTATGTTGCAGGTTGGTGGCCAGGCCATAGTGGTGCAAAAGGTCAAACTTTAGCATTTACGAAAGAGTTAGAGGATGCAAGAGTTACTCTTTTTGCAAACGATTTAGCATTCAGAGGACATACGCAACATAGTTATCGTTTATTAGCGAATAGTATTTTCAATGCAGTTGGG encodes:
- a CDS encoding M3 family metallopeptidase; amino-acid sequence: MTITASDMKFDPVKNQHGEEVPVSLFMYMTQVETSPDTILRRNAYDSLSAGLAKYQHGLAQSLAAEIRKNVSLAKLRGYTSALDMLLQYSSPAGSSFDSDDISAEFFEQILDTFKTELAPHMQRYARLRKKQLGLETLRFSDVKAPLDPGFDPKISYEEAGEIIVAAVGVLGSEYQEQMRRVFTERWVYRGDNVGRRMIAFGGGVHGVHGYSFYPWGGNLFDVLLLGHELGHALHFTFAHQNQHLINNSMSSFFVESPSTLVEHLIVEYLRKTKEDPRLHRWLNMYLMMSYHHNCVTHILEAELLRRLYKMAEAKQPLTTTTISRTKGDILSEFWGDTVEIDEGAKLTWMRQPHYYMGLYPYTYSVGISASTVVAERIKQEGVAVGEQWTEVLKLGGSKKGMELYEVAGLDMSSTKIISDAIALVGQIVDELEESF
- a CDS encoding DoxX family membrane protein yields the protein MVMNFLRNNKIAAGILTFLRVYLGWKWLTGGWGKITGEPFSAAGYLNNAAANPVVSHGEVVYPNYVSFLEKFAIPNAEIFSHMVAWGELLVGLGLILGVLTTYAAFFGVVMNFSFMFAGTISTNPWMILIAFFILAAGYNAGRFGGDRWVMPYLKGLVFKNNKLSSKSVAA
- a CDS encoding bifunctional diguanylate cyclase/phosphohydrolase; this encodes MIFLIKLTRVNLYIIFIVIFGLISFLLHIDFTIKAITDWTIFIYLVLSIIFLINCKIILPPKGNALTMESGVYLASTFIFGVETTLAVLLIGNIAFALLNPKIKWWKHLLNFTNYSIMTIGAYYTFILIGGEVGSVQLEKIYIYVITLIAYYTINVFLVGSYFYLASSSNVFKVFKTIVSETLFGYLCTLVMSVVLAILIVSHDKFGLVLFTGVVGLLSVAFKQYYNLYEKVAKKANTDLLTGLYNHSYFKEVLTNHLKNNDNLKLSLALIDIDDFKKYNDYYGHLAGDDLLKYIGNLLSEGCKENNFFVARYGGEEFVIIMKDVDRSTALKFLNTLRKQVNDSYFNGVEILPHRCLSFSGGVVEYEKGIYSINELIDRADQAMYFAKAQGKNNCQPYDSKNISLTILEHEKELELLEQQVKIFLYKDVYTYQHSRRVYQYARDFAYKLNLSDYEKKLLISGALIHDIGKLEIPRDIINKKGKLEPFEWEIIKKHVTWGKEIVATNKDLHDLIPLVELHHERYDGRGYPYGLQGESTPKLARILCIIDSFDAMTTERPYQKTKTFDEAIEELKQCAGKQFDPNYVPAFIEMVRELYPLKFTENSITKEKVTNF
- a CDS encoding DUF5317 domain-containing protein → MVFDGILISIIIGFLRKGSLRGIAEIKLKGGYIFPLLLIIQLTIYLLQSKFALITNISGYLFITIYLCGMYFLWLNRKHCGFLLILAGVFLNFLVMAINGGRMPVSMEAAIILDPYYIDVLLNDVYGKHMLLTESTKLAFLGDIIPITNPYPKSQVISIGDIFMNIGIFFFIQQLMLKHKLTKISHPVLKKEVN
- a CDS encoding M14 family metallopeptidase; this encodes MKRFYSLLLAILLVFSTVSPLAVFANETIVEQEVLELQVSRSVFSITEVRTVEVEVDLGEVVDIDNFQWQFGGKSLSEWKKRNSNESFIKEIEPLRYVEGTTIIKGKLEFGLPYNTTNLSNRTIRVLYPALIGNYELAIVNTVEAIKAATTVKLNVYDEFHFYEELKPAIESIFVKAANDEANTRYLEYQNVGHSVEGRDIHFVILARDKGAVDKYLNETLPLALENPAHLLEKLQSGTMGDYQVPIWFNNIHPDEVEGVDAQVELLEKFALQKEVTFNKDNETPVTLNVDETLDHVIYLFMFTSNPDGRVANTRANANGFDLNRDNTYQTQVETIQVNEVIARWTPLSFLDLHGYVNGFLIEPATPPHNPNFEYDLLYHGLIGQAHAIGKAGVANSSLTSYFIPKLSWDSGWDDMTPAYTAIYSMLHGSLGHTIEVPTLSQDSYYAMVGTGLGATKYVLDNKDQLFKNQLEIFKRGVDGNDNRAVDGYFVNAAKDPIGRVRGDNESFFPHYYVLPTAVNQQKNILEVYNTVNYLLRNGVKVEQTNTSVAVNGKTYPAGTYIVPMNQAKRGFANAVLYKGDNVSDWGAMYDPIVVNFPALRGFDQDEVRVASTFAGKTTVVKTVSIPASPVIQGSSKQVLANSNNDTVKLVNELLANGKVVELIVEDKAGLQKGDFVVETKDILPFVTKFVFEAKPLVITEAVKTIKLDQPKVAGVGSAQSRFSLNELGFSLVTVDNADVLVDDAGVLNVAQLSGKTYIGLGVRALNVVKNRAILPGFDFKFTNVSHEGLIKAEVFDHQLTSGYQSEELLYVTTGGWINAIPEGAEVLAKISSDDDFYVAGWWPGHSGAKGQTLAFTKELEDARVTLFANDLAFRGHTQHSYRLLANSIFNAVGTESEVLPEPTPGPVVNTPQVSPVVGGKIVVGSNNLVVEKNGNKTTVTVNGPALVQAAASSEKVSTLVVNIEQKLNEEVVVVFEGNTISDLLKTNPELKLEVQSQIASYILPLAEVNMDALKSQLAVDGNAVKLTIEMEVEKAEPIKSAVSNVVEYKVLASAGETTVELNKFASYVERSIVGDSDFNEKNSIAVRVNTDGTYTPVPTTFSGNVAIFRSKTNSQYVVVENVVSFSDVTKGWAKADIETLASKQIIKGFTNGTFKPNEHVTRIQLAALLVRALGLEASSTSYNGQFKDVQGNEWFAGELMAAHEAGLVLGTHEGNFLPNKVVTREEAATMVTRAINFVNNQKVTAPTSVTSFKDAQQIAPWASESVVRLAELQIVVGYKDGTFKPKATLSRAEAATVIQRLLKELW